From the genome of Ectobacillus sp. JY-23, one region includes:
- a CDS encoding TetR/AcrR family transcriptional regulator, which translates to MSRERKKQEMTEAIIDTAKRLFAEHGIEAVSMHMIAQELEIGQGTLYRRFANKAELCFAMLRTDFEELHSNVMDYMKENADASGYVKGKFIIGALITMNAKHKGWFEVMSSQMDLKSMHPEHIGQVPPPFLVLQSMIAPIFAEHTTQDPFAQSLITAWCLNPILIRVFQERGYSEEEIVEHFAEMFFKELK; encoded by the coding sequence GTGTCGAGAGAACGTAAAAAGCAAGAAATGACAGAGGCAATTATTGACACTGCTAAAAGGCTATTTGCCGAGCACGGTATTGAAGCGGTCAGTATGCATATGATTGCACAGGAACTGGAGATCGGACAAGGAACTTTATATCGCCGATTTGCAAATAAAGCGGAGCTGTGCTTCGCCATGTTACGAACTGACTTTGAAGAATTGCACAGCAATGTGATGGATTACATGAAAGAAAATGCGGATGCATCAGGATATGTAAAAGGAAAATTCATTATAGGAGCGCTCATCACTATGAACGCTAAGCATAAAGGTTGGTTTGAAGTGATGAGCTCTCAAATGGATTTAAAATCAATGCATCCAGAGCATATTGGACAAGTTCCCCCTCCGTTTCTCGTGCTTCAGTCTATGATCGCGCCGATATTTGCAGAACATACAACGCAAGATCCGTTCGCCCAAAGTTTGATTACAGCCTGGTGCCTAAATCCTATTTTAATACGAGTTTTTCAAGAACGTGGTTATTCGGAAGAGGAGATTGTCGAGCATTTCGCTGAAATGTTTTTTAAAGAACTGAAATAA
- a CDS encoding ATP-binding cassette domain-containing protein: MSYIQVSNITKSYRLGNKDKVQVLHGINVSFEKGEFVSILGESGSGKSTLMNIIGGMDRDFEGSVAIEGKDLRDMTEKELDAYRKLKIGFIFQSFNLISHLSVLDNVLMTMQLTSMNKLERTKKATEILTELGLGNHLNKKPNQLSGGQKQRVAIARALSNDPDIILADEPTGALDKKNSEQIMQLLDQIAAKGKLVITVTHSQKVADYGTRIITMDDGKIVKDEELRAFYTGSRSKKMAKPKNLGFGAAMKMATKNVSLNLKRNALVSFGGAIGILSVILMLGLGSGVTNYINKEINANLNPNLIQVTKAPEGRTDKAQSPLPNPAQQTVPLTDSDLDEVKELKYVKSADKVFTLTMGSSVNYQDTSVSIVQFQTMNDSVVKSDVTSGSLPKDNEILLSDTAAKKITDSPNKLVGSTVEFYVNTTDEKKRPIILSKEMKVSGIIKGAMNQDLAYTTYKTLEDMYSDKSMTLQATQLDIMVEDQKHVDAVTADLEKAGFTGTGVGNILSQVTNYLNIATYVLASVAGISLLVSAIMTIVVLYISVVERTKEIGILRAVGARRKDIKRIFFAEATVLGLTSGVIGVLIAAGIGALGNNVMHQIFDAKLIHISPFYMLVGILISVVISILAAMLPATKAAKLDPMESLRYE, from the coding sequence ATGAGCTATATCCAAGTCTCCAATATTACAAAATCATACCGCCTTGGTAATAAAGATAAAGTACAGGTTTTGCACGGTATAAATGTATCGTTTGAAAAAGGAGAGTTCGTGTCAATCTTAGGAGAATCTGGAAGCGGAAAATCTACGCTAATGAACATTATCGGCGGTATGGATCGCGATTTTGAAGGCAGTGTTGCTATAGAAGGAAAAGACCTTCGTGATATGACAGAAAAAGAACTGGATGCTTATCGTAAATTAAAAATTGGATTTATTTTTCAAAGTTTCAATCTCATCTCTCACTTATCTGTGTTAGACAATGTCTTAATGACTATGCAGCTTACGAGTATGAATAAATTGGAAAGAACCAAAAAGGCCACTGAAATTTTAACAGAATTGGGTCTTGGCAATCATTTAAACAAAAAGCCGAATCAACTATCAGGGGGACAAAAACAACGGGTTGCAATCGCAAGGGCTTTATCTAATGATCCCGATATCATTTTAGCGGACGAGCCTACAGGAGCATTGGATAAAAAGAACAGCGAACAGATTATGCAATTGCTTGATCAGATTGCCGCAAAAGGAAAGCTTGTCATTACGGTCACCCACTCCCAAAAGGTTGCGGATTATGGAACACGTATCATTACGATGGATGATGGGAAAATTGTGAAGGATGAAGAATTAAGGGCGTTCTATACGGGAAGTCGCTCCAAAAAGATGGCTAAGCCGAAAAATCTTGGCTTTGGTGCCGCCATGAAGATGGCAACCAAAAATGTAAGTTTGAATCTGAAGCGTAATGCCTTGGTTTCATTTGGTGGCGCAATTGGCATATTAAGCGTCATTTTGATGCTCGGTCTTGGAAGTGGAGTTACTAACTATATTAATAAAGAAATAAATGCCAATCTCAATCCCAATTTGATTCAGGTGACAAAAGCACCTGAAGGAAGAACCGATAAAGCACAAAGTCCATTACCGAATCCAGCACAACAAACCGTTCCATTAACGGATTCTGACCTTGATGAAGTAAAAGAGCTAAAATACGTAAAAAGCGCAGACAAAGTATTTACACTAACGATGGGGAGCTCCGTCAACTATCAAGATACATCCGTGAGCATTGTTCAATTTCAAACGATGAACGACAGTGTTGTAAAAAGTGATGTGACAAGCGGGTCTTTACCAAAGGACAATGAAATTCTATTGTCGGATACGGCTGCTAAAAAGATTACCGATTCTCCTAACAAACTAGTCGGCAGTACGGTCGAATTTTATGTGAACACAACGGATGAAAAAAAACGACCGATTATCCTGTCAAAGGAAATGAAGGTTTCCGGAATTATTAAAGGAGCGATGAATCAAGACCTTGCCTACACGACATATAAAACGCTTGAAGATATGTATAGCGACAAAAGCATGACACTGCAGGCGACGCAGCTTGACATCATGGTAGAAGATCAAAAGCATGTAGATGCCGTAACAGCTGACCTAGAGAAAGCAGGCTTTACAGGAACAGGAGTAGGAAATATTTTAAGTCAGGTTACGAACTACTTAAATATTGCCACCTATGTATTAGCTAGCGTGGCGGGTATTTCTCTTCTAGTGTCCGCAATCATGACCATCGTTGTATTGTATATCAGCGTGGTTGAACGTACAAAAGAAATCGGTATCCTGCGCGCGGTCGGTGCAAGACGAAAAGATATCAAACGTATCTTTTTTGCAGAAGCAACTGTTTTGGGACTTACAAGCGGCGTCATCGGGGTTCTTATCGCCGCAGGTATCGGTGCGCTGGGCAACAACGTAATGCACCAAATATTTGACGCAAAGCTTATTCATATAAGTCCATTTTACATGCTGGTCGGTATTTTAATTAGTGTGGTCATCAGCATTCTTGCAGCGATGCTTCCGGCTACAAAAGCTGCTAAGCTGGACCCAATGGAATCGTTGCGCTACGAATAA